The DNA window TATTTATCAAAACAGTGATAATTGGTTTAAGGTGGCCATGGAATATGAAAATGAGGAGTTTCAAAGGTTAGGGAGTGTGGTTACGAACAAGGGTTATTCTGATTGGGCCACTACAGACATTAGCGCAGATATTAAGATAATGTATTACAGATTAAGTCGTCGGGAAAGCGATTTTTGTATTGAAAATTCATATGACGGAGTGCATTTTAAGCAAATGCGTATCTTTCATTTATTTGAGGGATCTGGTGAAATCCAACTGGGATTATACGCTTGCAGTCCTGAAAAATCCTCCTTTGAAGCTATTTTTAGTGAGATGGAAGTAATGGAATGTAAATGGGAAGCACATAAATAAAATCTTCACTCTTTGTACTTGAAGATATTAGGCCTATGTTGAAACGTTTAAACAGCAATAACGATAAGCAGTGCAATTTAGATATTGATATTTTTTTGGATAATCATGATACAATATTAAGAAAATTATGGAAAGGATTGTATCGTGAAAAAACTAAGTTTCGTTTTTATTTTACTAATAACATTAGTCGCGTGTAGCTCTAGCAATGAGTTTAAAAATATGAAACAATCAATCCCTGCTTCAACACCGACTCAATCGGAAGAATCAAGTCCTACATTGAACAATGTACAGGATGAACTAAATTGGGATGTTGGTGAAATCGTAACTACGATTTACTCATTAGATTTGAAGGAATATGAAGAGGCTAGAATCGATGTAATTCCATTTTATTCGAGGGGTGAAATTAAGCATCTCACCGAAGAAACTGTAAACTCATTTCTTGAAGGACATCATCCTTGGTTAGGACACGCTGAAACATTTGTGGCAACTCAGGTTTCTAATTTAGTTCCACCTGAGTACAAAAAGGACGATGATATAAAAAAAGAGTTCATCAAGCTTAAGAACATGTCTGAAAGCGGGGCATCGGCCATAATAATGCTTGGAGATAATTATTATTATGAAGTGACTTTGGAATCCTCAGAGAGTACAGGGGGAATTTTCTTTATAACAAACATTGTCCTTCATATAACATTAGAGGCGAAATGAATAAGATCTTACTGTTGGCGTTTATCAGTCTATTCATTATTACTGGATGCAAGAGCGGCAATAAAGTAATTATTGAACTTGTTGAGAAACCGGAAGTAATCTCTCAATTAGATTTCACGATCTCAGGGGAAGTAAAAGGATTGAAGTCAAATTATATTTTTTATCAAATAGAAGATGGCCATGGTTTTTTATCTGAAGGGAAAATCAATTTACAGAATAACGGGACGTTTAGGTCAAGCCTTTCAATAAAATCGCCCACTAATGAATACGGGATACTTTCCTTTTATTCGGATGTCAATCATAATGGAATATTCGAAATTGAAATTGACACTGTGCAAAAACTAGGTTCATTCGATCTTTTATTTCATAAATCTATTGTCATGTGACAGAGAAAACCTCTGATAACAATTTCACGAATCAAAATTACTTTCTAGGTAGACAATACAATAAAGATAAGTTTAAGAAATCAGTTGATAATATAGTCTCCGCTAATACGAGCTCTATAGTAAGTAGTTATGCTAAAGCACTGAAAGCTGTGACAGTATCAGACCTTGAAAGTTCAGAGATACAATTGCCTCATTTCAATACTTCTACACACCAAAAGGCTTTAGTGGTTTTAATGCTTGGACTTCAGCTATTTTTACATTTAGTGTTCTAGATGACGGCACTTATGCACTTGAATCTGTAAAACTAGATTAATATATTTAGTTTTTTGATTTTCGCCATCTGTAGTCGATTGGGACTGATCCCAATTGACTATGGATGGCTTTTTTTTTTAACTTTACTGAAAATTATGTTGTTATTGACCTTACTAATGAGCTATTCCTTTCGATATGATGTTATGTTAATTTTATTGTTAGTAAACTTAAGCAAAGGATGATGATTCATGACTGCTTCAACTACTAATCACAACAAAGTTATTCTATTTCAAGGAGATTCAATCACTGACGGGAACCGGGGGCGCGACGACGATCCTAATCATATTCTAGGACATAGCTATGCGTATATCATTGGTGGGAAATTGGGGAATGAGTTTGCAGAGAAAGGCTTGCAATTCTATAACCGGGGAATAAGTGGTGATCGGATCTCCGATCTATATGCACGTTGGAATGAAGACGCGATTAGTCTGAACCCTGACATTATCAGTATTCTGATCGGTGTGAACGACGCATGGAGAATAATGAACGGTGAGCCGAGTGGAGTAACAGATCGTTTTGAGAGAGCTTATCGACATGTACTTGAAGAGACCAGTGAAGTATTACCTCACACGAAATTGATTCTTTGTGAGCCATTTATTCTGAAAGCGGGTGGGATTGTAGAACAGTGGGCGGCTTGGGATGAGCGGATTAAGAACTATCAAGCCGTTGTCCGGGAGCTAGCAGTACAATTTAACGCTGTTCACATTCCGTTACAGGAGTTATTTAATGAAGCTGCTCAAAGAGTAGATGCAGCTTATTGGTTATGGGATGGAGTGCATCCAACGGCTGCCGGTCATGATCTTATTGCTAAACAATGGTTGACTATCGTTGAGAGGAGCGGCGTGCTTAACATTTAGCTGAATCATCGAAATATACATAGAAGAAGACACTAGGAGGGCATTCCCAGGCCAAATGTAAGGCTTGCGGGAATGCCTTTTTTTGTCTACGTAAAACGGTTGTTCTAAGTATTCGCTTCCTAATATGTTTCCCCTACAATTATCTCAATATCTAATCGTCGGAGTGCATCAATCCATTCTTGAGAACAACCTGGATCGGTAACGATCATGGAAATTTGCTCAATCGGGGCAATTTGGGCAAAGGTAGTGACTCCGAACTTGGAATGATCTACTACAAGGATGGACTCTTCTGCTCGTTGCATCATTTTACGCGACAACAAAGCCTCTTCCAGATTATATTCGGTAATACCATCTGAGAGCGAGACACCACCAGCCGATATAAAAGCTTTATTGACCTTAAACTGATCCAGCATGCTATGTGCGATAATTCCTGTTGCAGCTTGATAACTTAAATTCACCTCACCCCCGGCAAATATAACTTTTCCCTGGAATTCTTCCAACGCACAGTTCAAAATAACCACGGAGTTCGTAATTACTGTCACATCGGCACGATCTTTGAGCTGCCGCATAATTTCCAACGTTGTTGTACCGTTGTCTAACATCACTGTTTCCCCATCTTCTATAAGTGAAGCTGCAAGTCTTCCAATAGCTTGCTTCTCATTCCGCTGCATTTGGGAGCGTTTTAGAAATACTGGCTCGATCATTTCGGAACGAACCCGAACTGCTCCGCCATACACTTTTCTCAGTTTTTCTTCTTTCTCTAATCGGTCTAGATCACGTCTTATGGTTTCTGTAGATACATTAAATAACTCGGCCAGAGCATGCACTTGCACCTTCCCGTCCATATCCAACTGGGCGAGTATTGTCTGCCGTCGTTCTTCATAGGTTAAGGACAAGGATGATTCCTCCTATAGTTGGTTAGCGTTACTTCAAAGATCATGGTTCGTACAATACACATCAAAAGTATACACTATATAGTTATTTTTTTTGAAAATCCATGTGTTTTTATGTTGTTTTCACTTAGTTTATTCCCCACTATTATACTTGTCAAGATAGACCGAAAATAATAGCATATCATTTATTGAAGTTTAATGTCTGAATCAACTTTTTTTATGTATGATACGTTGGATTTCTTATATACATATAGTCTATATATAATTGTTAACGCAATGTAAAAAATGGATTGACAGATTGTGAAATCGGAAGTAGAATCAACTCGAAACCACATAATAACACACTAATCAACAGGTCGTGTAAATGAGTCAAAGGACTAAGGGGGATACTTACGATGAACCGCCACTTAACTTTTAAGAAAGACGGAACTTTTAAAATGGTACAATTTACGGATCTTCATTGGAAGGATGGAAGAGCCGAGGATCAACGTACCCGCGAATTGATGGATAATATTCTGAATGTAGAACAACCTGATCTGGTTGTCTTTACAGGAGATATTATTTACTCCGCACCAGTTTCGCCTGGAGAAGCTGAATGTGAAGATCCAGCACAGGCATTCCGTGACGCAGTGTCTACTGTGGAAGAACGCGGCTGTCCATGGGCTTTTGTGTTCGGAAATCATGATACGGAAATCAGGATTACACGTGAAGAATTAATTCAAGTGGCATTATCACATCGACATGTTGTAGCGGAGTCCGGACCAAAAGATGTATCTGGTTATGGGAATTATTCCGTTGAACTTGTAGATACAGCAGGAAATCCAGCAGCTAATCTATATTTCCTTGATTCGGGCGACTATTCAAATCTTGAGCATGTACCAGGATATAACTGGATTCAGCGAGATCAATTGAACTGGCTTGCAGGGGAGAGCTCTCGGCTAAATCCGAAGGGCACAGCGAATAAACTTCCGGCGCTTGCTTTCTTCCATATTCCGATTCCTGAATATCAGGAAGTGTGGGACACACAAGTCTGCTATGGACATAAATTAGAGCAGGTATGCTGTCCGACCGTCAACTCAGGATTATTCACGACGTTGCTTGAGATGGGCGATGTGATGGGGACCTTCTGTGGGCATGATCATATCAACGATTATTGTGGTACCTTGCATGGAATTAAGCTTTGCTACGGGCGGGCAAGTGGCTACAATACTTACGGTAAAGAAGGATTTATGCGGGGAGCGCGCGTCATTCAACTGACTCAGGAGCAAGAAGGATTCGACACCTGGCTTCGTCTAGAAGATGGCTCTGTCGTAAATGAACAACCTACTCATGATCCAAATGTTACG is part of the Paenibacillus segetis genome and encodes:
- a CDS encoding SGNH/GDSL hydrolase family protein → MTASTTNHNKVILFQGDSITDGNRGRDDDPNHILGHSYAYIIGGKLGNEFAEKGLQFYNRGISGDRISDLYARWNEDAISLNPDIISILIGVNDAWRIMNGEPSGVTDRFERAYRHVLEETSEVLPHTKLILCEPFILKAGGIVEQWAAWDERIKNYQAVVRELAVQFNAVHIPLQELFNEAAQRVDAAYWLWDGVHPTAAGHDLIAKQWLTIVERSGVLNI
- a CDS encoding DUF1349 domain-containing protein; this translates as MTFDSKQLFWIHEPTVYSIQENKIIIRTDPETDFWQRTYYGFKNDNAPALLWKTEEQHFSFVVKTQFDSKHRYDQCGIIIYQNSDNWFKVAMEYENEEFQRLGSVVTNKGYSDWATTDISADIKIMYYRLSRRESDFCIENSYDGVHFKQMRIFHLFEGSGEIQLGLYACSPEKSSFEAIFSEMEVMECKWEAHK
- a CDS encoding DeoR/GlpR family DNA-binding transcription regulator; this translates as MSLTYEERRQTILAQLDMDGKVQVHALAELFNVSTETIRRDLDRLEKEEKLRKVYGGAVRVRSEMIEPVFLKRSQMQRNEKQAIGRLAASLIEDGETVMLDNGTTTLEIMRQLKDRADVTVITNSVVILNCALEEFQGKVIFAGGEVNLSYQAATGIIAHSMLDQFKVNKAFISAGGVSLSDGITEYNLEEALLSRKMMQRAEESILVVDHSKFGVTTFAQIAPIEQISMIVTDPGCSQEWIDALRRLDIEIIVGETY
- a CDS encoding metallophosphoesterase family protein — protein: MNRHLTFKKDGTFKMVQFTDLHWKDGRAEDQRTRELMDNILNVEQPDLVVFTGDIIYSAPVSPGEAECEDPAQAFRDAVSTVEERGCPWAFVFGNHDTEIRITREELIQVALSHRHVVAESGPKDVSGYGNYSVELVDTAGNPAANLYFLDSGDYSNLEHVPGYNWIQRDQLNWLAGESSRLNPKGTANKLPALAFFHIPIPEYQEVWDTQVCYGHKLEQVCCPTVNSGLFTTLLEMGDVMGTFCGHDHINDYCGTLHGIKLCYGRASGYNTYGKEGFMRGARVIQLTQEQEGFDTWLRLEDGSVVNEQPTHDPNVTIES